Proteins found in one Laspinema palackyanum D2c genomic segment:
- a CDS encoding alpha/beta fold hydrolase — MGLEEKRVEVAGVEWYYLEQQPAKETDKPPVVLLHGLPSLSFCWTEVMPGLAQEGFRSVAPDWIGFGLSGKPEKSKFAYTPDAFVAALDNFLTTLEIDLCYLVVQGFLGSVGLQFALRHPDKVLRLAVLNAPVTPDSQLPWKMQQLGLPLMGEMMTQDPLLVDRTLEAGSKYTISDADLDIYRRPFLKSSAAGRSLMWTIRNLKLKQAMAEIAEGFPRWDKPTLILWGVEDPWLPLTQGESFAGCMNNAELVKLAEAGHYPQEHWSEEVTQALIPFFRRREV, encoded by the coding sequence TTATCTGGAGCAACAGCCTGCAAAAGAAACAGACAAACCCCCGGTGGTCTTGCTGCATGGGTTGCCCTCCCTCAGCTTTTGCTGGACGGAAGTCATGCCCGGACTCGCACAGGAGGGATTCCGTTCAGTCGCCCCGGACTGGATTGGGTTTGGGTTATCGGGGAAACCGGAAAAGAGCAAATTTGCCTATACTCCCGATGCCTTTGTTGCTGCCCTCGATAATTTTCTGACCACTCTGGAGATTGATCTCTGCTATCTAGTTGTCCAAGGATTTTTAGGGTCTGTGGGGTTACAATTTGCCCTGAGACATCCGGATAAAGTCCTGCGGTTAGCGGTGCTCAACGCCCCGGTAACACCGGATTCCCAACTGCCTTGGAAGATGCAGCAACTGGGGTTGCCGTTGATGGGGGAAATGATGACCCAGGACCCCTTGCTGGTCGATCGCACCCTGGAAGCAGGCAGCAAATATACCATTTCTGACGCAGACTTGGATATCTACCGTCGCCCGTTTCTGAAAAGTTCTGCCGCAGGGCGATCGCTGATGTGGACGATCCGCAATCTCAAACTGAAGCAGGCAATGGCAGAAATTGCCGAAGGGTTTCCCCGGTGGGACAAACCCACTCTCATTTTGTGGGGGGTCGAGGATCCGTGGTTGCCCTTAACTCAAGGAGAAAGCTTCGCCGGTTGCATGAATAATGCCGAATTGGTGAAATTGGCAGAAGCGGGACATTATCCCCAAGAACATTGGTCCGAAGAAGTCACCCAGGCCCTGATTCCCTTTTTTCGGCGTCGGGAAGTTTAA
- the psbQ gene encoding photosystem II protein PsbQ — MRRYRSILASILALVMVCLVSCGSPQAAKPPAYSPTQLEIVKQYEGNVLKLRDRMDELEQFIVNRDWVNVGTFIHGPLGDLRRDMGYVSRNLSGKTKKTASQTAQDLFVHFETIDAAADAGNYSLAVQNYAEAIKDFDAFLNLIPNG, encoded by the coding sequence ATGAGACGTTATCGTTCAATTCTCGCTTCTATTTTGGCTTTGGTGATGGTGTGTTTGGTGAGCTGCGGTTCGCCGCAAGCGGCCAAACCCCCCGCCTACTCGCCCACTCAGTTAGAAATCGTCAAGCAGTATGAAGGAAATGTGCTGAAACTGCGCGATCGCATGGATGAACTCGAACAGTTCATCGTCAATCGGGATTGGGTGAATGTAGGGACATTTATTCACGGGCCTCTGGGTGACTTGCGTCGCGATATGGGCTACGTTTCCCGCAATCTCAGTGGCAAAACCAAAAAAACCGCGAGTCAAACGGCTCAAGATTTATTCGTCCATTTCGAGACGATCGATGCGGCAGCGGATGCAGGCAACTATTCTCTGGCCGTGCAGAACTACGCAGAAGCGATTAAAGATTTTGATGCCTTCTTGAATCTGATTCCCAACGGATAA